One segment of Pyricularia oryzae 70-15 chromosome 3, whole genome shotgun sequence DNA contains the following:
- a CDS encoding regucalcin, whose amino-acid sequence MAGQDIQTWEVKEPWIDLHCALGEGPYYEKEYNRLRFVDLKKNRLHTVSLDKGPDSLETLEIDVPIGVTADIEGVDPAEKILVGLKYGMATLDCKTGKYEYLTKFKDEDDKRLRGNDGAVDPHGRFWIGTMNDFYLNGVWPEGFLMRFDGSKSKETVLSDLTIPNSVGWSPDGKIMYFTHTTAGVIMAWDYSPEDGSLSNERVLYKHDGSGGPDGFRVDAEGNIWHAFYGEARVLRISPEGKVTGVIKMPTNNITCVEFVGTMLYITTAGDDEGPEWSKKYDGGLFRIDVGVKGLDPYKFKLEQ is encoded by the exons ATGGCGGGCCAAGATATTCAGACATGGGAGGTCAAGGAGCCGTGGATCGACCTTCATTGCGCCCTCGGCGAGGGTCCCTACTACGAAAAGGAATACAACCGCCTGCGCTTTGTTGATCTCAAGAAGAACCGGTTGCACACCGTGTCCCTCGACAAGGGCCCGGACTCTCTCGAGACTCTCGAGATCGACGTCCCCATCGGTGTGACGGCCGACATTGAAGGCGTCGACCCGGCCGAGAAGATCCTGGTCGGACTCAAGTACGGCATGGCCACTCTTGACTGCAAGACGGGAAAGTATGAGTACCTGACCAAGTTCAAGGATGAGGACGACAAGCGCCTGAGAGGCAACGATGGCGCCGTTGACCCGCACGGCCGCTTCTGGATCGGCACCATGAACGACTTTTATCTGAACGGCGTGTGGCCCGAGG GTTTCCTGATGCGCTTCGATGGCAGCAAGTCTAAAGAGACTGTCCTGAGTGACTTGACCATCCCCAACTCGGTAGGCTGGTCACCGGATGGCAAGATCATGTACTTTACGCACACAACAGCTGGTGTCATCATGGCATGGGATTACTCGCCAGAGGACGGCAGCCTATCCAACGAGCGCGTCCTTTACAAGCACGACGGCTCTGGCGGCCCCGATGGGTTCCGCGTCGATGCCGAGGGCAACATCTGGCATGCCTTCTACGGCGAGGCCCGCGTGCTTCGCATCTCGCCCGAAGGCAAGGTTACGGGTGTCATCAAGATGCCGACCAACAACATCACGTGCGTCGAGTTTGTCGGTACCATGTTGTACATCACGACAGCTGGTGACGACGAAGGACCTGAATGGAGCAAGAAGTACGACGGTGGGCTTTTTAGGATCGATGTTGGTGTCAAGGGCCTTGATCCGTACAAGTTCAAGCTTGAGCAGTGA